The Paracoccus sediminicola genome has a segment encoding these proteins:
- a CDS encoding response regulator transcription factor, producing MRCLIIEDDPTLSDQLVQALRDAGFVTDHASDGEEGEFLGATETYDVAVLDLGLPGLSGIEVLESWRAQGISMPVLILTARGEWADKVAGFRAGADDYAVKPFRLDEVVIRAQTLVRRAAGHAQPVIPAGALSLDSQLGVITRDGVPLRLTAFETRILSYLIHHKNRVVSRAELSDHLYDAQADRDFKSIEVVIGRLRKKIGDGVIETRRGEGYVLRATRSGQKAAED from the coding sequence ATGCGCTGCCTCATCATCGAGGATGACCCGACCCTGTCGGACCAGCTTGTGCAGGCGCTGCGCGATGCAGGCTTCGTGACTGACCATGCGTCGGATGGCGAAGAGGGCGAATTTCTCGGCGCGACCGAAACCTATGATGTTGCGGTGCTCGATCTTGGCCTGCCGGGATTGTCGGGGATCGAGGTGCTGGAAAGCTGGCGCGCTCAGGGCATCTCGATGCCGGTGCTGATCCTGACGGCGCGCGGCGAGTGGGCCGATAAGGTGGCCGGGTTCCGCGCCGGCGCCGATGACTATGCGGTCAAGCCGTTCCGGCTGGACGAGGTGGTGATCCGCGCTCAGACCCTTGTGCGCCGCGCGGCAGGCCATGCGCAGCCCGTGATCCCGGCGGGCGCGCTGTCGCTGGACAGCCAGCTTGGCGTCATCACCCGCGATGGAGTGCCTCTGCGGCTGACCGCCTTCGAGACCCGGATCCTGTCCTATCTGATCCATCACAAGAACCGCGTCGTCTCGCGCGCGGAATTGTCGGATCATCTCTATGATGCGCAGGCGGATCGCGATTTCAAATCCATCGAGGTGGTGATCGGGCGGCTGCGCAAGAAGATCGGAGATGGCGTGATCGAGACCCGGCGCGGCGAGGGCTATGTGCTGCGCGCGACCCGATCCGGGCAGAAGGCGGCAGAGGATTGA
- a CDS encoding ABC transporter ATP-binding protein, with translation MVVHPGGLPDDVVLDVRDLRISFSQDGNVIPAVRGVSFQIGRGETVALVGESGSGKSVTALSTVQLLGDSAKLDGHISYEGRELVGAPEKLLRGIRGNDISFIFQEPMLSLNPLHTLEKQISESIRLHQGLRGPAVRARIIELLTRVGIRDPETRLADYPHQLSGGQRQRVMIAMALANGPELLIADEPTTALDVTIQAQILDLLDELKREEGLSMLFISHDLGLVRRIADRVCVMKDGVIVEQGPTRAIFDDPRHPYTRKLLAAEPQGRALDLPEGAETLVETKDLRVWFPIQRGFLRRTIGHVKAVNGASLSVRAGETLGIVGESGSGKTTLALAIMRLIESDGPILYLGDDISDWKARQLRRLRRDMQIVFQDPFGSLSPRMTVEEIIAEGLGVHGIEKGRNRREMVAEIMAEVGLKPESMHRYPHEFSGGQRQRIAIARAMILRPRVVVLDEPTSALDMTVQVQIVELLRRLQRDHGLAFLFISHDLRVVRAMSHQIMVMRAGEVVEQGSTAQIFDAPKSDYTRTLMNAAFRDKAS, from the coding sequence ATGGTGGTCCATCCCGGCGGGCTGCCCGATGACGTGGTGTTGGATGTGCGCGATCTTCGGATCAGCTTCAGCCAGGACGGAAACGTCATCCCGGCGGTGCGCGGGGTGAGCTTTCAGATCGGGCGCGGCGAAACCGTGGCGCTTGTCGGCGAATCCGGCTCGGGCAAATCGGTCACGGCGCTGTCGACGGTGCAGCTTCTGGGCGACTCGGCGAAGCTGGACGGTCATATCTCTTACGAGGGGCGCGAGCTGGTCGGCGCCCCGGAAAAGCTGCTGCGCGGCATCCGCGGCAACGATATCAGCTTCATCTTTCAAGAGCCGATGCTCTCGCTGAACCCGCTGCACACGCTGGAGAAGCAGATTTCCGAAAGCATCCGCCTGCATCAGGGGCTGCGCGGTCCGGCGGTGCGGGCGCGGATCATCGAGCTTTTGACGCGGGTCGGGATCCGCGATCCCGAGACCCGGCTTGCCGATTATCCGCATCAGCTTTCGGGCGGGCAGCGTCAGCGGGTGATGATCGCCATGGCGCTGGCCAACGGTCCCGAGCTTCTGATCGCGGATGAGCCGACCACCGCGCTGGATGTGACGATTCAGGCGCAGATCCTCGACCTGCTGGACGAGCTGAAGCGCGAAGAGGGGCTGTCGATGCTGTTCATCAGCCATGATCTCGGGCTGGTGCGGCGGATTGCGGACCGGGTCTGCGTGATGAAGGACGGGGTCATCGTCGAGCAGGGGCCGACCCGGGCGATCTTCGACGATCCGCGCCACCCCTACACCCGAAAACTGCTCGCCGCCGAGCCGCAGGGACGCGCCCTCGACCTGCCCGAGGGGGCCGAGACACTGGTCGAGACCAAGGATCTCAGGGTGTGGTTCCCGATCCAGCGCGGTTTCCTGCGCCGCACCATCGGTCACGTCAAGGCGGTGAACGGCGCCTCGCTCTCGGTGCGCGCGGGCGAGACGCTGGGGATCGTGGGTGAATCCGGTTCGGGTAAGACGACGCTGGCGCTGGCGATCATGCGGCTGATCGAAAGCGACGGGCCGATCCTTTATCTTGGCGACGATATTTCCGACTGGAAGGCGCGCCAGCTTCGCCGCTTGCGCCGGGACATGCAGATCGTGTTCCAGGACCCGTTCGGAAGCCTGTCGCCCCGCATGACGGTGGAAGAGATCATCGCCGAAGGGCTGGGGGTTCACGGCATCGAAAAGGGGCGCAACCGCCGCGAGATGGTTGCAGAGATCATGGCGGAGGTCGGGCTGAAGCCCGAATCGATGCATCGCTATCCGCATGAGTTCTCGGGCGGGCAGCGCCAGCGCATCGCGATCGCGCGGGCGATGATCCTGCGCCCGCGCGTGGTCGTGCTGGACGAGCCGACAAGCGCGCTCGACATGACCGTGCAGGTTCAGATCGTCGAGTTGCTGCGCCGGCTGCAACGCGATCACGGGCTGGCCTTTCTGTTCATCAGCCACGATCTCCGGGTGGTGCGCGCCATGTCGCATCAGATCATGGTGATGCGCGCCGGTGAAGTCGTCGAGCAGGGCAGCACGGCGCAGATCTTTGATGCGCCGAAAAGCGATTATACGCGAACGCTGATGAACGCCGCCTTCCGCGACAAGGCGTCATGA
- a CDS encoding microcin C ABC transporter permease YejB codes for MAAYILRRLMLIIPTLIGIMLVNFALIQFVPGGPIEQVIARVQGEGDSFANIADSSGGGGGGIEYAGAQGLPPELLDELELQMGFAEIVCEDDFTGEPSLEAEQCRKEQVGAARRFGMMLVNYLTFDFGESWFRSAGVVDEVLRTLPVSITLGLWSTLLAYLISIPLGIRKAVRDGTPFDTWTSSAIVVAYAIPAFLFAVVLITLFAGGTYWKIFPLRGLTSNDFETLSLFGKIKDYLWHIALPVISMSISGFATLTLLTKNSFLDEINKQYVMTARAKGLTERRVLYGHVFRNAMLIIIAGFPGMLLAILFGASILIETIFSLDGLGRLGFEAVVQRDYPLVFGTLYIFGLLGLVIGLISDLMYVIVDPRIDFEKRAG; via the coding sequence ATGGCAGCCTATATCCTTCGGCGCTTGATGCTGATCATTCCGACGCTGATCGGGATCATGCTGGTGAATTTCGCCCTGATCCAGTTCGTGCCGGGCGGTCCGATCGAGCAGGTGATCGCGCGGGTTCAGGGCGAGGGCGACAGTTTCGCAAATATCGCCGACAGCAGCGGCGGCGGGGGCGGCGGCATCGAATATGCCGGCGCGCAGGGCCTGCCGCCCGAGCTTCTCGATGAGCTGGAATTGCAGATGGGCTTTGCCGAAATCGTTTGCGAGGACGATTTTACCGGAGAGCCTAGCCTGGAGGCCGAGCAATGCCGGAAGGAACAGGTCGGCGCGGCCCGCCGCTTCGGCATGATGCTGGTGAATTACCTGACCTTCGATTTCGGCGAGAGCTGGTTCCGTTCGGCCGGGGTGGTCGATGAGGTGCTGCGCACATTGCCGGTCTCGATCACGCTCGGGCTGTGGTCGACGCTGCTGGCCTATCTGATCTCGATCCCGCTCGGCATCCGCAAGGCGGTGCGCGACGGCACCCCTTTCGACACCTGGACCTCCAGCGCGATCGTGGTGGCCTATGCGATCCCGGCCTTTCTGTTCGCCGTGGTGCTGATCACGCTGTTTGCGGGCGGCACCTATTGGAAGATCTTTCCGCTGCGGGGCCTGACCAGCAACGATTTCGAGACGTTGTCGCTGTTCGGCAAAATCAAGGACTATCTCTGGCATATCGCGCTGCCGGTGATTTCGATGTCGATTTCGGGCTTTGCGACGCTGACCCTGCTCACCAAGAACAGCTTTCTCGACGAGATCAACAAGCAATATGTGATGACCGCCCGCGCCAAGGGGCTGACCGAGCGGCGTGTGCTGTATGGTCACGTGTTCCGCAACGCGATGCTGATCATCATCGCGGGGTTTCCGGGGATGCTGCTGGCGATCCTGTTCGGCGCCTCGATCCTGATCGAGACGATTTTCTCGCTGGACGGGCTTGGCCGTCTGGGCTTCGAGGCGGTGGTGCAGCGCGACTATCCGCTGGTTTTCGGAACGCTTTACATCTTCGGGCTGCTCGGGCTGGTGATCGGGCTGATCTCTGACCTGATGTATGTGATCGTCGATCCCCGGATCGATTTCGAGAAGAGGGCCGGCTGA
- a CDS encoding glycosyltransferase has protein sequence MKILFVHQNFPGQFLHLAPALARRGHEVLALTDLKNERPSPVRVVKYKTPGETRCGQSLARSYADHVERGYLAARGARALRDRHGYVPDVIFGHSGWGETLFLREIWPDATLLIYAELMYRTRGHDVAFDPETTQDADLARFSSVARNAHLALGILQCDAALSPTRYQAESFPPELQSKITVIHDGIDTDKMRPDPEARFTLPSGLVLRAGDEVLSYVSRSLEPYRGFHSFMRALPQVMAERPGAQVVVIGGDGVSYGRKPPDAESWKAKMLAETGGRIDLDRVHFLGRVSYGDYRRVIQLARVHCYLTYPFVLSWSLTEAMAAGAYIVASDTAPVQELIRDGENGRLVPFFDCERIAQALIRGLSGSDPEAGAIRAAARQTILDSYDLRRQSLPKLIDWVERFGPKR, from the coding sequence ATGAAGATCCTGTTCGTCCACCAGAATTTTCCCGGTCAGTTCCTGCATCTCGCCCCCGCGCTCGCCCGTCGCGGGCATGAGGTGCTGGCGCTGACCGATCTCAAGAACGAGCGGCCAAGCCCGGTGCGGGTGGTGAAATACAAGACCCCGGGCGAGACGCGCTGCGGCCAGTCCCTGGCGCGGAGCTATGCCGATCACGTCGAGCGCGGCTATCTGGCGGCGCGGGGCGCTCGGGCCCTGCGCGACCGGCATGGTTATGTGCCCGACGTGATCTTTGGCCATTCCGGCTGGGGCGAGACGCTGTTTCTGCGCGAGATCTGGCCTGATGCGACGCTGTTGATCTATGCCGAGCTGATGTATCGCACGCGCGGGCATGACGTTGCCTTCGACCCCGAGACGACGCAGGATGCCGATCTGGCGCGGTTCAGCAGCGTGGCGCGGAATGCGCATCTGGCGCTTGGCATCCTGCAATGCGACGCGGCGCTTTCGCCGACGCGCTATCAGGCCGAAAGCTTCCCGCCCGAGCTGCAAAGCAAGATCACCGTGATCCATGACGGAATCGACACCGACAAGATGCGCCCGGACCCGGAGGCGCGCTTCACCCTGCCCAGCGGGCTTGTGCTGCGCGCGGGTGACGAGGTGCTGAGCTATGTGTCTCGCTCGCTCGAACCCTATCGCGGCTTTCACAGCTTCATGCGCGCGCTGCCGCAGGTCATGGCAGAGCGGCCCGGGGCGCAGGTGGTGGTGATCGGCGGAGACGGGGTGAGCTATGGCCGCAAACCGCCCGATGCCGAGAGCTGGAAGGCGAAGATGCTGGCCGAGACCGGGGGGCGCATCGATCTCGACCGGGTGCATTTTCTGGGCCGGGTCAGTTACGGCGATTACCGGAGGGTCATCCAGCTCGCGCGGGTGCATTGCTATCTGACCTATCCGTTCGTGCTGTCCTGGTCGCTGACCGAGGCGATGGCGGCGGGGGCCTATATCGTGGCTTCGGACACGGCGCCGGTGCAAGAGCTGATCCGCGATGGCGAGAACGGGCGGCTCGTGCCGTTCTTCGACTGCGAGCGGATCGCGCAGGCGCTGATCCGCGGGCTCTCCGGCAGCGACCCGGAGGCCGGAGCGATCCGCGCGGCGGCACGGCAGACGATCCTCGACAGCTATGATCTGAGGCGGCAGAGTCTGCCGAAGCTGATCGACTGGGTGGAGCGTTTCGGGCCGAAACGCTGA
- a CDS encoding sensor histidine kinase, which yields MIGWHSIRGRLLWLSAAWLTAALLAAYLVIGGVLERFITARFDAETAAIADALIAATRADAQGLAQLYAVPGDPRFSAPLSGWYWQIAADGSSFASSESLYDGTLPAPGEAMGVAAQGPDGATLRLTGRAFTVPGSDEALNVVVTAPRAEIDAALASVRHPLALTLALLGTGLAAAVIVQVTAGLSSLRRMGRDLRSVREGKAATLPRPDVSELQPVAAEINALLAQNREQLSRTREQIGNLAHSLKTPLMSLQGELAPDDPGQAMIARMDRQVAWHLKRARSAGGRRVLGQVTPLDAVLDDVLLVLRRQLEERGITVMRDIPVGLTLPVEQEDAQEMMGNLLENATRWATRHISIRAEAAPGQTRLLIADDGPGMADADHARALSRGTRLDERGAGAGLGLAIVADLAALNGGGLQLGRDAELGGLAARITLPG from the coding sequence TTGATCGGCTGGCACTCGATCCGGGGACGGCTGTTGTGGCTGTCGGCGGCGTGGCTGACGGCGGCGCTTCTGGCCGCATATCTGGTGATCGGCGGCGTTCTGGAACGCTTCATCACCGCCCGTTTCGATGCCGAAACCGCCGCCATTGCCGATGCCCTGATCGCCGCGACTCGGGCTGACGCGCAGGGGCTGGCGCAGCTTTACGCAGTGCCCGGAGATCCGCGATTTTCGGCGCCGCTCTCGGGCTGGTACTGGCAGATCGCGGCGGATGGCAGCAGCTTCGCCAGTTCCGAGTCGCTTTATGACGGCACGCTTCCGGCCCCGGGCGAGGCGATGGGCGTCGCGGCGCAAGGCCCCGATGGCGCGACGCTGCGACTGACCGGGCGCGCCTTTACCGTTCCCGGCAGCGACGAGGCGCTGAATGTCGTCGTTACCGCCCCGCGCGCCGAAATCGACGCCGCGCTCGCCTCGGTCCGCCATCCGCTGGCGCTCACCCTGGCGCTTCTGGGGACCGGTCTGGCGGCGGCGGTGATCGTGCAGGTGACGGCGGGACTGTCATCCCTGCGCCGGATGGGCCGCGATCTGCGCTCGGTGCGCGAGGGCAAGGCGGCAACCCTGCCCCGCCCGGATGTCTCGGAGCTTCAGCCCGTCGCGGCAGAGATTAACGCTCTGCTGGCTCAGAACCGCGAGCAGTTGTCCCGGACGCGCGAGCAGATCGGCAATCTCGCCCATTCCCTGAAAACGCCGCTCATGTCGCTCCAGGGAGAGCTTGCGCCCGACGATCCCGGTCAAGCCATGATCGCCCGCATGGACCGGCAGGTGGCGTGGCATCTGAAACGCGCCCGCAGCGCCGGAGGGCGGCGGGTGCTGGGTCAGGTCACTCCGCTCGATGCGGTGCTGGACGATGTCCTGCTGGTGCTGCGCCGTCAGCTGGAAGAACGTGGGATAACGGTCATGCGCGATATTCCGGTCGGGCTGACATTGCCGGTCGAACAGGAGGATGCGCAGGAAATGATGGGCAATCTGCTGGAGAACGCCACGAGATGGGCCACGCGCCACATTTCCATCCGCGCCGAGGCCGCGCCCGGCCAGACCCGCCTGCTTATCGCCGATGACGGCCCGGGCATGGCCGATGCGGATCACGCGCGGGCCCTGTCACGCGGCACGCGGCTCGATGAACGCGGCGCGGGGGCCGGGCTGGGCCTGGCCATCGTGGCCGATCTCGCGGCGCTGAATGGCGGCGGATTGCAACTCGGTCGCGATGCGGAACTGGGCGGACTGGCGGCGCGGATCACGCTGCCGGGATAA
- a CDS encoding PepSY domain-containing protein: MLRIVLTWLALSLPLAAEPPRQPLPLPLHDVVTIIAARYEGRLLAARLDPPDPFEYALGTDLVHELTLISPQRNVIRIRLDAMTGRVLDVRGRGLIAARVPPQTRKER, from the coding sequence ATGCTTCGCATCGTCCTGACATGGCTGGCGCTGAGCCTGCCACTGGCCGCCGAGCCGCCGCGGCAGCCGCTGCCGCTGCCGCTTCACGACGTCGTGACGATCATCGCTGCGCGCTATGAGGGACGCCTGCTCGCGGCGCGGCTCGACCCGCCCGATCCGTTCGAATATGCGCTCGGCACCGATCTCGTCCACGAGCTGACCCTGATCTCGCCGCAGCGCAACGTGATCCGCATCAGGCTGGACGCAATGACCGGGCGGGTGCTGGATGTGCGCGGGCGCGGGCTGATCGCGGCGCGGGTGCCGCCACAGACGCGAAAGGAGCGATAA
- a CDS encoding extracellular solute-binding protein — protein sequence MPGYARLAALILPLSLIAAPLSAQESDGAEAPPEAEAGAGEAQPTAAPPEAGEGENVTVAHGIGVFGPPALPEDFEHLGYVNPDAPKGGEISIALAASFDSFNPYTVKGRSDALSTVMHESLMTGTMDEVGSAYCLLCETVEYPESRDWAIFNLRDEASFSDGTPVTAEDVLFTYEALRDDGLSSFRRVIAQSIAGAEILDERRIRFDFVEGYPRRDVVQTAGGLPVFSKKDFEENGRTLSDSTATPYIGSGPYMFGSADMGRQSIWKRNPDYWGRDLPINRGRHNFDTIRIEYFGDNEAAFEGFKAGEYSFRQESSASQWATGYDFPAIENGYVVKTAVPNGDKAAAQGFFINMRREKFQDVRVREALGLMFNFEWSNATLFYDQYTRTDSFWENSDLEATGKPGEAELALLEPLAADLPDGVLTDEVVTAPESGARQLDRGNLRAAARLLDEAGWQAGSDGMRRNADGEVLSVEFLNDSQTFDRIINPFIENLRALGVDATMAKVDGSEYENRRYEFDYDIMVTHALTGLIASDGLYQIFGSQGVDDVFNAAGISNPAVDSLIGAAVAAETEDEMTTATRALDRVLRAIRPWVPNWYSGDIRLAYYDQYDYPDDLPPYLSNTISSPWYFDFAWFDEEGAARLREAGILR from the coding sequence ATGCCCGGATATGCTCGCCTCGCCGCCCTGATCCTGCCGCTTTCGCTGATCGCCGCGCCGCTCTCTGCTCAGGAGAGTGACGGCGCCGAAGCGCCGCCCGAGGCCGAGGCCGGTGCCGGCGAGGCGCAGCCCACGGCAGCGCCACCCGAGGCAGGTGAAGGGGAAAACGTCACCGTCGCGCATGGCATCGGCGTGTTCGGCCCCCCGGCGCTGCCCGAAGATTTCGAGCATCTCGGCTATGTGAATCCCGACGCGCCCAAGGGCGGAGAGATCTCGATCGCGCTGGCGGCCAGCTTTGACAGCTTCAACCCCTATACGGTCAAGGGACGCAGCGACGCGCTGTCGACGGTGATGCATGAATCGCTGATGACCGGCACGATGGACGAGGTCGGCTCTGCCTATTGCCTGCTCTGCGAGACGGTCGAATATCCCGAGAGCCGCGACTGGGCGATCTTCAATCTGCGCGACGAGGCCAGCTTCTCGGATGGCACCCCGGTGACCGCGGAAGATGTGCTTTTTACCTATGAGGCTCTGCGCGATGACGGGCTGTCCTCGTTCCGCCGGGTGATTGCGCAATCCATCGCCGGGGCCGAGATCCTCGACGAGCGCCGGATCCGTTTCGATTTCGTCGAGGGTTATCCGCGCCGCGACGTGGTGCAGACGGCGGGCGGGCTGCCTGTGTTCTCCAAGAAGGATTTCGAGGAAAACGGCCGGACGCTGAGCGACAGCACCGCGACGCCCTATATCGGTTCGGGGCCCTATATGTTCGGCAGCGCAGATATGGGGCGGCAATCGATCTGGAAGCGCAATCCGGATTACTGGGGCCGGGATCTGCCGATCAATCGCGGGCGGCATAATTTCGACACGATCCGCATCGAATATTTCGGCGATAACGAGGCGGCTTTCGAAGGTTTCAAGGCGGGCGAATACAGTTTCCGGCAGGAAAGCTCGGCCAGCCAATGGGCGACGGGCTATGATTTCCCGGCCATCGAGAACGGCTATGTCGTCAAGACCGCCGTCCCCAATGGTGACAAGGCCGCGGCGCAGGGTTTCTTTATCAATATGCGGCGCGAGAAGTTCCAGGATGTGCGCGTCCGAGAAGCGCTCGGGCTGATGTTCAACTTCGAATGGTCGAATGCGACGCTGTTCTATGACCAATACACCAGAACGGATTCCTTCTGGGAAAACAGTGATCTGGAGGCAACAGGTAAACCGGGCGAGGCAGAGCTTGCCTTGCTGGAACCGCTGGCGGCGGATTTGCCGGACGGGGTGCTGACCGACGAGGTCGTCACGGCGCCCGAAAGCGGCGCACGCCAGCTTGATCGCGGCAATCTGCGCGCCGCCGCGCGTCTGCTGGATGAGGCGGGATGGCAGGCCGGCAGCGATGGCATGAGGCGCAACGCGGATGGCGAGGTGCTAAGCGTCGAATTCCTGAACGATTCTCAGACATTCGATCGCATTATCAACCCGTTCATCGAAAATCTTCGCGCGCTCGGCGTGGACGCGACCATGGCCAAGGTGGATGGCAGCGAATACGAGAACCGGCGTTACGAATTCGATTACGATATCATGGTGACCCATGCGCTGACAGGGCTGATCGCGAGTGACGGGCTGTATCAGATCTTTGGCTCGCAGGGGGTGGATGACGTCTTCAACGCCGCCGGGATCTCGAACCCGGCGGTGGACAGCCTGATCGGCGCGGCGGTCGCAGCCGAGACCGAGGACGAGATGACCACCGCCACCCGCGCGCTCGACCGGGTGCTGCGCGCGATCCGGCCCTGGGTGCCGAACTGGTATAGCGGAGATATCAGGCTGGCCTATTACGACCAGTATGATTATCCCGACGATCTGCCGCCCTACCTGTCGAACACCATCAGCAGCCCGTGGTATTTCGACTTTGCCTGGTTCGACGAGGAAGGCGCGGCGCGGCTGCGCGAGGCGGGCATCCTGCGCTGA
- a CDS encoding ABC transporter permease, which produces MAMSELNRRRWRNFRSNKRAFWSLILFSILFGLSLFAELIANDKPIIASYRGELHFPIYRFYPETEFGGEFATEAVYTDPAVQCLIVSGGREDCWDDPEGFIAAVEDGSAQISEDEKGWMIWPIIPYHYRTTNNVGPAPSAPDGDHWLGTDATSRDVAARTIYGFRTSVLFTLIVTSIASVIGVAMGAVQGYFGGRTDIIMQRILEIWQNVPVLYVIIIMFAIFGRGFGLLVFIMILFGWPALVAVVRAEFLRARNFEYVRAARALGVGDRKIMFRHILPNAMVATLTMLPFVVTGTISSLAALDYLGYGLPTSAPSLGELALVAKQNLKAPWLAFTAFLTFAIMLSLLVFIFEGVRDAFDPRKTFK; this is translated from the coding sequence ATGGCGATGTCCGAGCTCAACCGCCGCCGCTGGCGCAATTTCCGGTCGAACAAGCGGGCCTTCTGGTCGCTGATCCTGTTCTCGATCCTGTTCGGGCTGTCGCTCTTTGCCGAGCTGATCGCCAATGACAAGCCGATCATCGCCTCTTATCGCGGCGAGCTGCATTTCCCGATCTATCGCTTCTACCCTGAGACCGAATTCGGCGGCGAGTTCGCAACCGAGGCGGTCTATACCGATCCGGCGGTGCAATGCCTGATCGTGTCGGGCGGGCGCGAGGATTGCTGGGACGATCCCGAAGGCTTCATCGCCGCGGTCGAGGATGGCAGCGCGCAGATCTCCGAAGACGAGAAAGGCTGGATGATCTGGCCGATCATTCCCTATCACTACCGCACGACCAACAATGTCGGTCCGGCGCCGAGCGCGCCCGACGGCGATCATTGGCTGGGCACCGACGCGACCTCGCGCGATGTCGCGGCGCGGACGATCTATGGATTCCGCACTTCGGTGCTGTTCACGCTGATCGTGACATCGATCGCTTCGGTGATCGGCGTGGCGATGGGCGCGGTGCAGGGCTATTTCGGGGGGCGTACCGACATCATCATGCAGCGCATCCTCGAGATCTGGCAGAACGTCCCGGTGCTTTATGTCATCATCATCATGTTCGCGATTTTCGGGCGCGGCTTCGGACTTCTGGTCTTCATCATGATCCTGTTCGGCTGGCCCGCGCTTGTGGCCGTCGTGCGCGCCGAGTTCCTGCGGGCGCGGAATTTCGAGTATGTCCGCGCCGCGCGCGCCCTCGGGGTGGGGGACCGCAAGATCATGTTCCGTCATATCCTGCCCAACGCGATGGTGGCGACGCTGACCATGCTGCCCTTCGTGGTGACCGGCACCATCTCGTCGCTGGCGGCGCTGGATTACCTGGGCTATGGCCTGCCGACGAGCGCGCCGAGCCTGGGCGAGCTGGCGCTCGTCGCCAAGCAGAATCTCAAGGCGCCCTGGCTGGCCTTTACCGCCTTTCTGACCTTCGCCATCATGCTGTCGCTTCTGGTCTTCATCTTCGAAGGCGTGCGCGATGCGTTCGACCCGCGAAAGACCTTCAAATGA